The following are from one region of the Biomphalaria glabrata chromosome 4, xgBioGlab47.1, whole genome shotgun sequence genome:
- the LOC129926094 gene encoding uncharacterized protein LOC129926094, with the protein METRLTITAQFISDGRSLGYEGERLERYVAEQKEDYEKAKKEEFEREKARFEREERLKAEAKAEEKARFEREDKAKREEHERWKERDAREELKRKEEMELEKMKEKSATAAGTATQAEVRPRNVLDKLDKSFQGMKEDDDLMAYLTHFEAVATRFKIDRKEWSLLLSYKLTTFLRNCMLRDSLFLNENYEEVRTVLLRHADINAETCRKRFHRVKPRQNNFRGFVTELRNALDNWLKMADVGKTVEEVKELLVKDRILENVSGDVYKQLIISKKGTVDDMIDVIEGFKVASAGVSLAKEDKVYVAAACSEPVMNRSPGGKRMEIACFSCGERVPKTYPINSTDREDDCNTVVRAHEQRPSDR; encoded by the coding sequence ATGGAAACTAGGTTGACAATTACTGCCCAGTTTATAAGTGATGGTCGTTCTCTGGGGTACGAAGGTGAAAGGTTAGAGAGGTATGTGGCTGAGCAGAAAGAAGACTATGAAAAAGCTAAGAAAGAGGAGTTTGAACGAGAAAAGGCTAGAtttgagagagaggaaagattgAAAGCAGAGGCGAAGGCAGAGGAGAAAGCCAGATTTGAACGTGAGGATAAGGCCAAGCGTGAGGAACACGAAAGGTGGAAAGAAAGAGATGCCAGGGAGGAACTCAAGAGGAAAGAGGAGATGGAACTAGAAAAAATGAAGGAAAAGTCAGCAACAGCGGCTGGGACGGCAACACAGGCAGAGGTGCGGCCTAGAAATGTTTTAGATAAACTTGACAAGAGCTTCCAGGGAATGAAGGAAGACGATGACCTGATGGCATATTTAACACACTTTGAGGCCGTCGCAACAAGATTCAAGATTGATAGAAAGGAATGGTCATTGCTCCTGTCCTACAAACTAACTACCTTTCTAAGAAACTGTATGCTGCGTGACAGTCTGTTTTTGAATGAAAATTATGAGGAAGTGAGGACCGTATTACTCCGACATGCGGATATAAACGCGGAAACCTGCCGCAAGAGGTTCCACCGGGTAAAACCACGCCAGAACAATTTTAGAGGTTTTGTCACAGAGCTGCGAAATGCGTTGGACAATTGGTTGAAAATGGCTGATGTTGGCAAGACTGTGGAAGAAGTGAAAGAGTTGCTGGTGAAAGATAGGATACTTGAGAATGTGTCTGGCGATGTGTACAAGCAACTGATAATAAGTAAGAAAGGCACGGTTGATGATATGATTGATGTTATTGAAGGTTTTAAGGTTGCTAGTGCGGGTGTGTCGCTTGCTAAGGAAGACAAAGTGTATGTTGCGGCAGCGTGTAGTGAGCCTGTGATGAATCGGAGTCCTGGGGGCAAAAGGATGGAGATCGCTTGCTTCAGTTGTGGTGAAAGGGTTCCAAAGACTTACCCGATTAATTCAACTGATAGGGAAGACGATTGTAATACTGTGGTCAGAGCACATGAGCAGAGGCCAAGTGATAGATGA